From the Arvicola amphibius chromosome 2, mArvAmp1.2, whole genome shotgun sequence genome, one window contains:
- the LOC119807844 gene encoding LOW QUALITY PROTEIN: glycine cleavage system H protein, mitochondrial-like (The sequence of the model RefSeq protein was modified relative to this genomic sequence to represent the inferred CDS: inserted 1 base in 1 codon), whose product MSLRVARSARAXACSLRSALASCPPRPWVPSAAAVRALRTGSAVQSVRKFTEKHEWITTENGNGTVGISNFAQEALGDVVYCSLPEVGTKLKKQDEFGALESVKAASELYSPLSGEVTQVNEALAENPGLVNKSCYEDGWLIKMALSDPSELDDLMSEEAYEKYVKSIEE is encoded by the exons ATGTCGCTGCGAGTGGCTAGGAGCGCGCGGG TGGCCTGCAGCCTGCGCAGCGCCCTGGCCTCCTGCCCGCCGCGGCCCTGGGTGCCGAGCGCCGCCGCCGTCCGCGCGCTGCGCACTGGATCCGCTGTGCAGTCGGTGCGTAAATTCACAGAGAAACACGAGTGGATAACCACAGAGAATGGTAATGGAACAGTGGGAATCAGCAATTTTGCACAGGAAGCTTTGGGAGATGTTGTTTACTGTAGTCTGCCTGAAGTTGGGACAAAATTGAAAAAACAAGATGAGTTTGGTGCTTTGGAGAGTGTGAAGGCCGCCAGTGAACTCTACTCCCCTCTGTCGGGAGAGGTGACCCAAGTCAACGaggctcttgcagaaaacccggGGCTAGTCAACAAATCCTGTTATGAAGATGGCTGGCTGATCAAGATGGCACTGAGTGACCCTTCAGAGCTGGATGATCTCATGAGTGAAGAAGCCTATGAAAAGTACGTGAAATCCATTGAGGAGTGA